A single region of the Williamwhitmania taraxaci genome encodes:
- a CDS encoding CotH kinase family protein, translating into MKNRCIITLLLVLAALMPLAAQTPFPENGQVFIDTEVPRIDITLSATDLTALFALGGEYSDTEYPGMFIFKSGVTADTLQEVGVRLRGNTSRVSQKKSFKVSFNTFVQGRKYHGLEKLNLNGEHNDPSIIRSKLGWDILNASGVPSPRANHVRLYINDKYYGLYINVEHVDEVLVKNRFGNNGGNLYKCLYPADLTYKGSSGSAYQGTNSAGRIYDLKTNVAADDYTDLANFIGILNNSSITELPQKLEQVFNVNSYLKYMAMEVLTGHWDGYSYNKNNFYLYHNQATNKFEFIPYDLDNTFGIDWFGINWATRNVYSWANGSESRPLTKRLLSIKTYRDRYTFYLKQLINNSFGSSQLEPKISRIKGMITPYASEDTYRSLDYGWSLNDFSNSYIQALGAHVKYGLIPYITTRRSQVLVQLETVDIAPVISNATHYAVSYKLPITISATVEDEDVAPVVKLFYSMNGGTFLELNLAKNRLGQYADTLAPLTNPSKISYYITASDSKHQQTREPISGNYTIDLKQQTTSTLYINEIMANNNQTLTDNAGDFDDWIELFNGGAQDIWLGDKFLSNHSYNPNQWPLPDTIIKAGGYMVFWADDNEIQGKMHTSFKLNKEGEEIILFDSEENGYRFIDGFMFPHMDNDISYGKLPNGTGPVMLMNSPTPGTANVGGGPNSKTKIPEVMAYPNPFAESVIIKLSEIPKGNITVTIANISGGVVAQQHIANAEWPTTGLIWNAMRSQNPQGIYIVSIMVEREGKRSLYLMSKKLIYLPYK; encoded by the coding sequence ATGAAGAATCGTTGCATAATCACGCTATTGCTTGTCCTTGCGGCTCTAATGCCACTAGCGGCCCAAACCCCATTCCCCGAAAATGGTCAGGTTTTCATCGATACCGAAGTTCCACGCATAGATATTACACTGTCGGCAACCGATCTTACAGCGCTCTTTGCCCTCGGCGGTGAATACAGCGATACCGAATATCCCGGAATGTTTATCTTCAAATCGGGAGTAACTGCCGATACCTTGCAAGAAGTTGGGGTAAGGTTGCGTGGCAACACTAGCCGCGTTTCGCAAAAGAAATCCTTCAAAGTATCCTTCAACACCTTTGTGCAAGGACGGAAATACCATGGTCTCGAGAAGTTGAACCTCAACGGAGAGCACAATGACCCTAGTATAATCCGGTCCAAGTTAGGCTGGGATATACTAAATGCTTCGGGAGTTCCCTCGCCACGAGCCAACCACGTTAGGCTATACATCAACGACAAGTACTACGGTCTTTACATTAACGTGGAGCATGTGGACGAAGTTTTGGTAAAGAATCGCTTTGGGAACAACGGCGGCAACCTTTACAAATGCCTCTACCCTGCCGATCTTACCTACAAAGGATCATCGGGCAGTGCCTACCAAGGAACCAATAGCGCCGGAAGAATTTACGACCTCAAAACCAACGTAGCAGCCGACGATTATACCGATTTGGCAAACTTTATCGGCATACTCAACAATAGTTCAATCACGGAACTGCCGCAAAAATTGGAGCAGGTATTTAACGTAAACAGCTACCTAAAGTATATGGCTATGGAGGTGTTAACGGGTCATTGGGATGGATATAGCTACAACAAGAATAACTTTTACCTATACCACAACCAAGCCACCAACAAGTTTGAATTTATTCCATATGACCTCGACAACACCTTTGGCATCGACTGGTTTGGCATTAATTGGGCAACCCGCAACGTTTACAGTTGGGCAAACGGCAGCGAAAGCAGACCACTAACCAAGCGATTGTTGAGCATTAAAACCTACCGCGATCGCTACACCTTTTACTTAAAGCAGCTCATAAATAATAGTTTTGGATCGTCTCAACTAGAGCCGAAGATTTCCCGAATTAAAGGAATGATTACCCCTTACGCATCGGAAGATACTTATAGGTCGTTGGATTATGGATGGAGCCTGAACGATTTCTCCAACTCCTACATTCAGGCCCTTGGAGCCCATGTAAAGTATGGGCTTATTCCCTACATCACCACCCGTAGGTCGCAAGTTTTAGTCCAACTCGAGACGGTTGACATCGCACCAGTTATTTCGAACGCCACGCATTACGCCGTAAGCTATAAGTTGCCCATAACCATATCGGCAACGGTGGAGGATGAAGATGTAGCGCCAGTTGTTAAGTTGTTCTATTCCATGAATGGCGGAACGTTTTTGGAGTTAAATTTGGCCAAAAACAGATTGGGCCAGTATGCCGATACCCTTGCCCCTTTAACTAACCCATCCAAGATTTCTTACTACATCACGGCCAGTGACAGCAAGCACCAACAAACCAGAGAGCCTATTTCGGGTAACTACACCATCGACCTCAAACAACAAACAACAAGCACACTGTATATAAATGAGATAATGGCCAACAACAACCAGACGTTGACCGATAACGCCGGAGATTTCGACGACTGGATTGAACTCTTCAATGGCGGTGCTCAAGACATTTGGCTCGGCGATAAGTTTTTATCGAACCATTCCTATAACCCCAATCAATGGCCCCTCCCCGACACTATTATTAAGGCAGGCGGCTATATGGTTTTTTGGGCCGACGACAACGAAATTCAAGGCAAAATGCATACCTCTTTCAAGTTAAACAAGGAAGGCGAAGAAATTATCCTTTTCGATTCGGAGGAAAACGGATATAGATTTATCGACGGCTTTATGTTTCCGCATATGGACAACGATATCTCTTATGGTAAACTACCAAACGGCACCGGTCCCGTAATGCTCATGAACAGCCCAACACCTGGAACGGCGAACGTAGGCGGAGGTCCAAACTCAAAGACCAAAATTCCTGAGGTGATGGCATATCCAAACCCGTTTGCCGAATCAGTAATTATCAAACTATCCGAAATTCCCAAGGGGAACATTACCGTAACCATCGCGAATATTAGTGGAGGAGTAGTTGCCCAGCAACACATCGCAAATGCGGAATGGCCCACAACCGGCCTCATATGGAATGCAATGCGCAGCCAAAATCCACAAGGGATTTACATTGTGTCGATAATGGTAGAGCGCGAAGGAAAGCGCTCCTTATACCTGATGTCGAAAAAGTTGATCTATCTTCCCTACAAGTAA
- a CDS encoding sensor histidine kinase has protein sequence MKNDLNNKLYWTLQLVAWTTYSAFNAIIGVFVYKSKPLFALTTLIAGAFMLLLSHIYRDIIKRYKWVSLPIYKTVGRVLLSIFLIAAIGQLMNFALMVLFKIYRIEEFSIPILAISVVQMSIVMMLWSLIYFSIHYVQRYKAEEINRWRMEALLKEAELATLKAQINPHFIFNCLNNIRSLVVEDQEKARTGITQLSDMLRYSFQHSQVEKVLLEKEVEVVKSFLQLESIHLEERLAHSLSVQPETLGYPIPPMVIQLLVENAIKHGISKLPKGGYINIDIKERSGIIIIEVENSGQLKENKTPGIGLKNLRDRLRISYSDAASFTLVNKDETCVLATVKIPAQQ, from the coding sequence ATGAAGAATGATTTGAACAACAAGTTATACTGGACACTTCAACTTGTAGCATGGACAACCTACAGCGCCTTTAACGCCATTATTGGAGTGTTTGTATACAAGTCGAAGCCATTATTTGCACTCACAACACTAATAGCAGGAGCCTTTATGCTCCTGCTTTCGCATATCTACCGCGACATCATTAAGCGATACAAGTGGGTAAGCCTGCCCATCTACAAAACGGTGGGGCGAGTATTGCTTTCTATTTTCCTTATTGCGGCCATAGGCCAGCTCATGAACTTCGCGCTCATGGTGCTCTTTAAAATATACCGCATCGAGGAGTTCAGTATCCCCATTTTGGCCATATCAGTGGTGCAAATGAGCATCGTAATGATGCTGTGGTCGCTCATCTACTTCAGCATTCACTACGTGCAGCGCTACAAGGCCGAGGAGATAAACCGCTGGCGCATGGAAGCGCTGCTAAAGGAGGCCGAGCTGGCCACGCTCAAGGCGCAAATAAACCCCCACTTCATTTTCAACTGCCTCAACAATATTCGGTCGCTGGTAGTAGAAGATCAGGAGAAGGCCCGCACCGGCATCACCCAGCTATCGGACATGCTCCGCTACTCATTTCAGCACAGCCAGGTGGAAAAAGTGTTGCTCGAAAAGGAGGTAGAGGTGGTGAAGAGCTTCCTACAGCTAGAGTCCATCCACTTGGAAGAACGCCTAGCCCACAGCCTTTCCGTGCAACCCGAAACGCTTGGCTATCCCATTCCCCCCATGGTGATTCAGCTGCTGGTGGAGAACGCCATAAAGCACGGCATTTCGAAGCTGCCTAAGGGCGGTTACATCAACATTGATATAAAGGAGCGTTCAGGAATAATTATTATTGAGGTAGAAAACTCTGGCCAGCTGAAAGAGAATAAAACGCCGGGTATTGGTCTGAAGAACCTGCGCGACCGCCTGCGCATCAGCTACAGCGATGCGGCTTCGTTCACATTGGTAAACAAGGATGAAACATGCGTGCTGGCCACGGTAAAGATTCCCGCGCAGCAGTAG
- a CDS encoding LytR/AlgR family response regulator transcription factor — MKAIIVEDSRLARNELKRLLEKFPTLEIVAEAQDSEEAKQLIESLCPDLIFLDIQLPGKSGFELLEELDYVPEVVFTTAYSEYALKAFDYNALDYLLKPIQPERLTAALEKVEQKLAIRETTDTTKEQLTEADQIFVKDNEQCWFVKLGEISLLEVNGNYTKIYFQNHSPMVMKSLNYLESRLDPKVFFRANRQEIINLKRVEKIIPWFSGTLKVQLDNGREVEISRRQSAVFKEQLSL, encoded by the coding sequence GTGAAAGCAATTATAGTAGAAGACTCCCGATTGGCCCGTAACGAGCTAAAGCGCCTGCTCGAAAAATTCCCCACGCTCGAAATTGTGGCCGAAGCACAGGACAGCGAGGAGGCCAAGCAGCTCATCGAATCGCTTTGCCCCGATTTAATATTTCTGGACATTCAGCTGCCCGGCAAATCGGGATTCGAGCTGCTGGAGGAGCTTGATTACGTTCCTGAGGTTGTTTTCACCACCGCCTACAGCGAGTATGCCCTCAAAGCGTTTGACTACAACGCCCTCGACTACCTCCTGAAACCCATCCAGCCCGAGAGACTAACCGCCGCGCTGGAGAAGGTGGAGCAAAAGTTGGCCATCAGAGAGACAACCGATACCACCAAGGAGCAGCTAACCGAAGCAGATCAGATTTTTGTGAAGGACAACGAGCAATGCTGGTTTGTGAAGCTGGGCGAAATATCGCTGCTGGAAGTCAACGGCAACTACACAAAAATATACTTTCAAAACCACAGCCCCATGGTGATGAAGTCGCTCAACTACCTCGAAAGTAGGCTCGACCCCAAGGTGTTTTTTCGTGCCAACCGGCAGGAGATTATCAACCTTAAACGGGTGGAGAAGATTATTCCTTGGTTTAGCGGAACGCTGAAGGTGCAGCTCGACAATGGCCGCGAGGTGGAGATATCACGCCGACAGTCGGCCGTGTTTAAGGAGCAGCTTTCGTTGTAG
- a CDS encoding alpha/beta hydrolase — protein MKRTQTTKTMKTIFTAILFLAISATTFAKNNAPFKVEVSGKGQAMIFIPGLSSSGDVWNETVAHYKQRYQCHVLTLPGFAGQPAMATDSFLTTMRTSLAEYIIQNKLKKVIVVGHSLGGFLALWIASTNPELISLVIDVDGLPFMGATMNPMATAESMKPMAENMRKGMLAQNPEQAKAIMPSMVTPLVNDSLSRLKVLEWMQASNQATVAQAMYELFTTDIRNELSNIKCPTLVLGAWIAYKSYGATHESVAGMYRGQLAKHGNYTLELTDNGKHFIMFDDPKWMLAQMDTFIAKTNSKQ, from the coding sequence ATGAAACGCACTCAAACAACCAAAACCATGAAAACTATTTTTACTGCAATTCTTTTTCTTGCCATTAGCGCAACCACATTCGCCAAGAACAACGCTCCCTTTAAGGTGGAGGTTTCGGGCAAAGGACAAGCCATGATTTTTATTCCAGGCCTCAGCTCGTCGGGCGATGTGTGGAACGAAACCGTAGCCCACTACAAGCAGCGCTACCAGTGCCATGTGCTCACCCTGCCGGGCTTTGCCGGCCAACCAGCCATGGCCACCGACAGCTTTCTCACTACCATGCGCACCAGCCTTGCCGAATACATCATTCAAAACAAGCTGAAAAAGGTGATCGTGGTGGGCCACAGCCTCGGCGGATTCCTTGCCCTGTGGATTGCCAGCACCAACCCCGAGCTAATTTCGTTGGTGATTGATGTAGATGGTCTCCCTTTTATGGGTGCCACCATGAACCCCATGGCCACCGCCGAATCCATGAAGCCCATGGCAGAGAATATGCGCAAGGGAATGCTCGCCCAAAATCCCGAGCAAGCAAAGGCTATAATGCCATCGATGGTAACTCCACTGGTAAACGATTCGCTAAGCAGGCTTAAGGTGCTTGAGTGGATGCAGGCTTCGAATCAGGCTACTGTTGCACAGGCCATGTATGAGCTCTTTACCACCGACATCAGAAACGAACTGAGCAACATTAAGTGCCCTACCCTAGTGCTTGGTGCTTGGATTGCCTACAAGAGCTACGGCGCTACCCACGAGTCGGTAGCCGGAATGTATCGGGGACAGCTTGCAAAGCATGGAAATTACACACTCGAACTTACCGATAATGGCAAACACTTTATTATGTTTGACGACCCAAAGTGGATGCTAGCACAAATGGATACCTTTATCGCAAAAACCAACAGCAAACAGTAG